In Euphorbia lathyris chromosome 10, ddEupLath1.1, whole genome shotgun sequence, the DNA window GTTGTCGTCGTTGATGAAAGAAAAAGACTATCCGACTGCCGATTAGGccagaaaataatatttttaagagATTAGAAAATCAGTATTTCCTCATCTCTTTGTGTGGCTTGGTGAATTTTGCCGATAATGATTTCTAAGAAAGGGAATTCAGAAAAACAAAAGGAAAGGGAAAAGAAGGGAAAGAAAGGGAAGGAAAGGCGCTcattaatctaaaaaaaatatatttttttaagggacaattacaaaactagcaccttttaaggtgttagttttcttttctaactccttttgaaaaactcaccaaaactaacacatttcaacaagtaacttccaagtttaccctcatcttcttccttaacaTAACTATGTCTTTGTCTTTCCTCCTCTATCTCTTTCTCacgctttctctctctaaagaacagaaTAATCTACAGAACGACTTgaatactacaacaatcaatccaacccacagtttatataacaaaatttctacaatcatataagtttttcattgggttttagttttattgaaaagatttaaagcTTAGTTCACTCATCGTTATGGTGAACGGCGaacggaagaggaggaagaagcgaCCATTTTTTTTCGGCAATCTCAtcccaatatatattgtttctcttcctttttcatgtttttcctggtCGTGCGAATCCAAAAAACAGTGGCATTGTTATCTGAAAATGGATTTGAGTTGGAATATCAATTTCAGATTTTTTCCccgacagtgtcgatatctgtagatatttgtagatatctgtcgatatatgtcgatatctGTGGATATGTGTtgtagatatttgtcgatatgtGTCGATATCTGCAGATATCGACAACACATATCTACACATATCTACACGTATCGAcagatatctacagatatctacaaatatctacaaatatctacagatatcgacactgtcggggaaaaaatctgaaactgatattccaaCTCAAATCCATTTTCAGATAACAATGCCACTGTTTTTTGGATTCGCATGaccaggaaaaacatgaaaagggaagagaaacaatatatattgggaTGAGATTGCCGGAAAAAAATGGtcgcttcttcctcctcttccgttCGCCGTTCACCATAACAATGAATGAACTAAgctttaaatcttttcaataaaactaaaacccaatgaaaaacttatatgattgtagaaattttgttatataaactgTGGGTTtgattgattgttgtagtattcAAGTCGGAGAGAGAAAACGTGAGAAAGAGATAGAGGAGGAAAGATAAAGACACAGTTAtgttaaggaagaagatgagggtaaacttggaagttacttgttgaaatgtgttagttttggtgagtttttcaaaaggagttagaaaagaaaactaaccccctaaaaggtgctagttttgtaattctccCTATTTTTAATAAGGCAAAAGGCATAATTAAGCCTCTGAATTTTGGCTTTTTAAGGATTAAACCcttcatcatttattttttcatattgaacCATTGATCATTTATTCTATTATGGATTAGACCTTTATTTAACATTTTCGtcgagtttggactgcatatatcattagggcgattcagcttgttgacatggacaaataaaaataagaatttcttgaattggagagataaaaattaaaaactagaatgaaattatagaaattaatttccaatATATTCTTCCAAACTTGATTTTTTCATCTCCcgttttgtgattttcaacattagaatcgcCACATCAATCTTCTCATCTTCTAAACTCgacagaaaagttaaataaagacCAAATCCATAATAAAATCAACGATTAAAGgttcaatttaaaaaaataattgatcagggaCTTAAttcttaaaacatgtaaaattcagggatttaattacattttttaccttttaattattaaatttaattaaaattctatgtGTCCAATTTTTATTGGCCATAGATTATGACGTGGCATGGCTAGCGTATTGTATAACTTCTCCCAATCAATAACATTTGCCAAACTAAGAGGACGACTTTGACTTTAGTTCAACCTTTCAACTTCATAAACTAATCCTCCAACTTCCACTGCTGACTCACACAACACAAATCAAGCAACTTTATCTACAACTGCAACGGCAAACACCAATGTCTGATGAAGCCGCCGACCGCCGATGGGCATACCTTCCCATCGAACTACTCCAAATCATCGGGAAACACCTCGATCGTCCCGTCGATGTTTTCCGATTCCGAGCTGTTTGCACTTCATGGCGATCCTCTATTCCTCAATCTTTCAACAAATCCAATCTCATCCTTTTCAAACTTCCTCGCCCTATCCCCGTCGAAGCTTTCTTATCGCCGGTCACTTTCTGTCGTCTCGAATTCGCCACCGATGAAGTCCAGAACAAATCTCGGTCTTACTCAACAACATCTCCGAATCGCACCTGCTTGACCAAGGTAGAGCAGTCAATTAACGGCGAAATCCAGCTTCTAATCCCACTCTCCAACCGCCACATACGGCTATCTCCGGGTACGCATCCAAAAACGCTGAATTCATTAAACTTCCGGTTAATCGAATTAACTAGAGGCTGTAACTTTAAACTCGCAAACGGCCGTCCAGTTTTAGGAATTAATAAAGTTGTTCGATTTTGTAACAAAAACAGTTTCCTTTCTATCTTTCACGAAGGGAAATTAGGTTATTATAAAATTGGGGATGAGAATTGGACTCTGTTAGATGAATTGAATTTCAATTACGATGATATCATACTCTACAAAGGACAATTCTATGTTGTTGATAGAACTGGAACGGTATACTGGATTGATTCATCATTGAACATGATTCAATACTCTCCGCGGTTGTACGGCTGCGGTGACCGGAAGAACCTGGTGGAATCTGGCGGAGATTTATACATTGTTGACAGGTATTTTGATGGGGAAAGGAGGAAATGGGAAGATAATCAGGAAGGTGAATTATACAATCGATTTCATGAATCTTTTCGTGTTAGAAATTTCCCCAAATGTAGAGCGAAGAGCGTTGATGTGAAAGTTTATAAGCTGGATGAAGAATGGGGGACATGGGTGGATGTGAAATCTTTGGGAGATAGAGTTTTTGTGATCGGAAATGAATGCTGTTTCTCAGATTCTGTTGATGAGTTTGGGAATTGTGTGTATTTTACTGATCCGTATGATGAAGATGTGAGAGGAGAAATCGGTGGTTACGAAGCTAGTGTTTTCCGGTTGGCTGATCGGACCATTGGTAAAGCAATCAATTTTCATGGCTTTTCTCAGATTTTGTGgcctcatcttcttccctcaTGATGATGAATGAATCCGAGCGGAGAAAGATTCCAAGATTATGGTCTGTTTGGGAATGAGCtgttagctgattgataatagcgatttgtgcaaaaaaaaaaaaaaaaaaaaaaaaacgaataagggcattaattttgccGCAGGAGAAGAgtgagtctatctattagggttaaaaaaAT includes these proteins:
- the LOC136208236 gene encoding putative F-box protein At1g65770, producing the protein MSDEAADRRWAYLPIELLQIIGKHLDRPVDVFRFRAVCTSWRSSIPQSFNKSNLILFKLPRPIPVEAFLSPVTFCRLEFATDEVQNKSRSYSTTSPNRTCLTKVEQSINGEIQLLIPLSNRHIRLSPGTHPKTLNSLNFRLIELTRGCNFKLANGRPVLGINKVVRFCNKNSFLSIFHEGKLGYYKIGDENWTLLDELNFNYDDIILYKGQFYVVDRTGTVYWIDSSLNMIQYSPRLYGCGDRKNLVESGGDLYIVDRYFDGERRKWEDNQEGELYNRFHESFRVRNFPKCRAKSVDVKVYKLDEEWGTWVDVKSLGDRVFVIGNECCFSDSVDEFGNCVYFTDPYDEDVRGEIGGYEASVFRLADRTIGKAINFHGFSQILWPHLLPS